The Flammeovirga yaeyamensis genome segment TATTGCTGCTGCTCCTTCTATCCATAAAGAAATGCAATCGATTATATACAAAAAGTGGAATAGTTAATTAACTATTCCACATTGGTAGAATCTAATTCATCTAGATACCCGTCTGTATATAACAAATATGTATCTGCATTCGAAGTTTCATCTTCAAATAATGTTTTGAACTCTAGTAAATATAATGTTGCACTGTCAAGATCGTTAAACTCTAAATCTCTACTAAGTACATTATCTTGAATTGTCAATTCATTGTATGGAACCGACGTTTGCTCTACAATTTGTGAAGTAGAATCGTTTATCAATAGATAATTCAAAGTGTAAGACGATCTCTTATCTCTATTCCATCCCAATATTTTCACTCTCACTGCTAATTGTGAAGCTGAATCTTGTACTCCCAAGACCTCAATATCATGAAAAACGTTTTCAATCGGGTCGTTAATTAGTACGTCATCTTCATCATTAAGCGGTACACAAGCACTGAAGATAAAAACGAATGAAATAGCGAATAAAATGATGTTTCTATTCATTACGCTTATGTTTGTTGCCTTTGTTTTAAAGACAATTGTAATTGCACTATGAACAACAAAAGTATGACTTTTTTGTTATATTTTTTCAAATTATTTTTTGATGTTAACGATTAGAATCAATTACACCTTCATATAATTGAAAAGATCCACTTTAAATAAATAAAGTGGATCTTTATATTTATGTCTAACTGTTTGATTATTCAACCACTAACATAGTACCTGAATTAGCAGGAACTGTAATTGTACCCGATGTTAAATCGAATGTTTTACCAGTTACAACATCAGTTGCTTTTTTCGCTCCTTCTAGTACCTCTTGATAATGATCTAAATCTACTGTTGTTTCTTCAGTATTCTTGTTAAAGATGGACATTACTTTTGTATCATCATCATATCTAAACATCACATACACCTCGTTTAATGGAGAGAAGTGAGTTAATTTACCATCTTGTAAAGCTGTAGTTTTTGTTCTAAAGTTGGTTAACTTTTTCACTAAATCCATAGCTTCTTTTTGCTGATCAGTTAAGCCTTTGCCCTCAAAAACATTGACTTTGTCGCCTGCCCAACCACCTGGCATGTCTTCTCTAATTAAACCATGGTCGCCGGCAGGATCGTTGTTACCCATCACTAATTCAGTACCATAGTAAATTTGAGGAATACCTCTAACAGTGTAGATATATACTAAACCTGTTTTAAAGTAATCGAAGTTATGGTTTACCTGATCCCAGAAACGTGGTGTATCATGGTTATCAGGGAATGTAACTAAGTTGAATGGATCTGGATACAAGAAATCGTTCGCCAACATCTCATACACTTCGTTGAATGCTTGTTGGTATGGTGCTTTTTCTTTGTTCAAAGAATTCACTAATGATTCTTGAATCGGGAAGTCCATCATAGAAGGGCTATTCGATACGTAACCGTTTTGGTTTACTTTACCTTTTTGCCATCTTGATACTAAAGCAGGATTCGAAGTCCACTCTTCACCTACGATGTTAAAGTTTGGATATTCAGCCATGATCGCACCTGACCAATCTGACATAAAATCAGCATCTGGGTAAGGGTAAGTATCTTGACGAATACCACCTAGATCAGCATATTCTACCCACCAAATTGAGTTTTGAATCAAATAAGTAGCTAACAACTCATTTCTTTGGTTTAAATCAGGCATCGTACCTACAAACCAACCATCTGCATGTCTTCTTTTATCAGATTCTGTTGCATAAGGATCTGCTAAAGTAGCTCTTTGATGTGAAGTCACTGGCTTTTCTTCTAGATCTTGGTAGTTATACCAATCTTTTGTTGGCAAATCGTTTGTCCACCAGTGATTTAAACCACAGTGATTCTCGATTTGGTCCATGATAATTTTGATACCTCTCTTTTTCGCCTCAGCTACAAGAGTTACATACAATTCGTTAGAACCATATCTTGGATCAATTTTATAGTAGTCGGTAGTTGAATAACCATGGTAAGAATAACTTTCCATGTTATTTTCTAATAATGGGTTAATCCACAATGCTGTGAATCCTAAATCTTGGATATAATCTAAATGATTAATGATACCTTGAATATCACCACCATGACGACCACCTTTATTTGAACGATCAACACCTTCTAACATACCTTCAACAGTATCGTTAGATTCGTCGCCATTTACAAAACGGTCTGGTGTGATAAGGTACATTGCATCTTTGTTGCTGAAACCTTCTCTTTCTGCAGAACCTTCTCTACGTTGTTTTAACTCATACTCGTAAGTGAAAACCACTTTGCCTTTTGAATTTTTAAACTGAACAGGGAATTTACCTGGCTCAACATCTTTATCTAAAGTAAGATTTAGGAAAAGGTAATTCGGATTATCAACTTTAATTACTTGATCTAGTAATACACCCTCATAAGAAAGGCTAACAT includes the following:
- a CDS encoding glycoside hydrolase family 13 protein, whose translation is MRKTLTIILGTLLLLTNVVSAKTKTSIDRVEPAFWWAGMVNPKLQLLVHGNDISDLDVSLSYEGVLLDQVIKVDNPNYLFLNLTLDKDVEPGKFPVQFKNSKGKVVFTYEYELKQRREGSAEREGFSNKDAMYLITPDRFVNGDESNDTVEGMLEGVDRSNKGGRHGGDIQGIINHLDYIQDLGFTALWINPLLENNMESYSYHGYSTTDYYKIDPRYGSNELYVTLVAEAKKRGIKIIMDQIENHCGLNHWWTNDLPTKDWYNYQDLEEKPVTSHQRATLADPYATESDKRRHADGWFVGTMPDLNQRNELLATYLIQNSIWWVEYADLGGIRQDTYPYPDADFMSDWSGAIMAEYPNFNIVGEEWTSNPALVSRWQKGKVNQNGYVSNSPSMMDFPIQESLVNSLNKEKAPYQQAFNEVYEMLANDFLYPDPFNLVTFPDNHDTPRFWDQVNHNFDYFKTGLVYIYTVRGIPQIYYGTELVMGNNDPAGDHGLIREDMPGGWAGDKVNVFEGKGLTDQQKEAMDLVKKLTNFRTKTTALQDGKLTHFSPLNEVYVMFRYDDDTKVMSIFNKNTEETTVDLDHYQEVLEGAKKATDVVTGKTFDLTSGTITVPANSGTMLVVE